One part of the Clostridium thermosuccinogenes genome encodes these proteins:
- a CDS encoding IS30 family transposase, with protein sequence MRGFKHLSQEERNIIEQRLISRKSFKSIARELGKDPTTISKEVKNHIQFRKTGCYGRVFNDCKHRIGCPVKHLCGSLRCSRYCRACKSRMCSSLCHEYQQEICPKLSKPPYVCNGCEDKQSCTLEKRIYSATHAQREYETVRSECRQGLQITEEEAIRLDSIISPLLIKGQSLHHICINHADEIMLDERTLYNYVDKGIFTAKNIDMPRVVRMGRRKKGKDQFKVDKKCRIGRTYQDFLKFMQEHPDLPVVEMDTVIGRIGGKVLLTLHFTVPQLMLAFIRDANTSQSVIDIFDQLYLELGPDTFRKLFPVLLCDNGSEFSNPSAIEFDSHGQRRTCVFYCNPLAPYQKGAAENNHALIRRIIPKGTSLDEFTQRDITLMMNHINSYSRLNLGDKTPYWAFGLLYGEEILRRMNVELIPTDNVTLHSSLLKK encoded by the coding sequence ATGCGTGGCTTTAAACATTTGAGTCAGGAAGAAAGAAATATAATTGAACAAAGGTTAATCAGCAGGAAATCATTCAAAAGCATAGCACGCGAGCTTGGAAAGGACCCAACCACGATATCCAAGGAAGTGAAGAACCATATCCAATTTAGGAAAACCGGCTGTTATGGAAGAGTGTTCAATGATTGTAAACATCGTATTGGTTGCCCTGTTAAGCATCTTTGCGGCAGTTTGCGTTGTAGCCGTTATTGTCGCGCTTGCAAGTCTCGCATGTGTTCATCACTATGTCATGAGTATCAACAGGAAATTTGTCCCAAGCTTTCGAAGCCGCCCTATGTTTGTAATGGTTGTGAAGACAAACAGTCTTGTACATTAGAGAAGAGGATTTATTCTGCAACACATGCACAAAGAGAATACGAGACAGTACGCTCTGAGTGCCGTCAGGGTTTACAAATCACTGAAGAAGAAGCGATAAGATTGGATTCCATTATTAGCCCGCTGCTAATTAAAGGCCAGTCACTCCACCATATATGCATTAACCATGCTGATGAAATCATGCTCGATGAACGCACACTCTACAACTATGTGGACAAGGGTATCTTTACAGCAAAAAATATCGATATGCCAAGAGTTGTACGTATGGGCAGACGTAAAAAGGGAAAAGACCAGTTCAAAGTGGATAAAAAATGCCGAATAGGCCGAACTTATCAAGACTTTCTTAAATTTATGCAAGAGCATCCGGACCTTCCCGTAGTGGAAATGGACACGGTAATAGGAAGAATAGGCGGCAAAGTCCTGCTGACACTGCATTTTACTGTCCCACAGCTCATGCTCGCATTCATTAGAGATGCTAATACCTCCCAATCTGTCATTGATATCTTTGATCAGCTTTACCTGGAACTAGGCCCGGATACCTTCCGCAAATTGTTCCCGGTATTACTTTGTGACAACGGCAGTGAGTTCTCGAATCCGTCCGCTATTGAATTCGATTCACATGGGCAACGCAGAACCTGTGTATTCTACTGTAATCCGCTGGCTCCTTACCAGAAAGGCGCAGCAGAAAACAACCATGCTTTGATTAGACGCATTATCCCAAAGGGTACTTCTCTTGATGAGTTTACTCAGCGGGACATAACTCTTATGATGAACCATATCAACTCGTACAGTCGACTGAATCTCGGGGATAAAACCCCTTATTGGGCTTTTGGATTGCTCTACGGGGAAGAAATATTAAGAAGGATGAATGTAGAACTCATCCCGACAGATAATGTCACCCTGCATTCATCCCTTCTTAAGAAATAA
- a CDS encoding helix-turn-helix domain-containing protein, translating to MLYIAENLKSYRKSMGLTQEEVAEMLCVSPQSVSKWERGDTYPDITLLPALANLFKTSIDALVGMDKINDTEARNAIFKTAHDYLKSGDHLKAAEVLEEALKTFPNDESLMSELALALSFDTNPDRLKRSVMLCERVLAGNPSEKVRHTTRAALCFIYLKIGHKDKAIVTAQNLPHLRESREAIVEQLEKELTQPEINAYLKFIALGEEAEQDIICIDLE from the coding sequence ATGCTATACATAGCCGAAAATCTTAAGTCGTATAGAAAAAGTATGGGGCTTACACAGGAGGAAGTTGCGGAAATGCTTTGCGTATCGCCGCAGAGCGTCAGCAAATGGGAGCGTGGGGATACCTATCCCGATATTACACTTCTGCCTGCACTTGCCAACCTTTTCAAAACAAGCATTGATGCTCTGGTCGGAATGGACAAAATCAATGATACAGAAGCGAGAAATGCTATTTTTAAAACTGCACATGATTATTTGAAATCAGGTGACCACCTTAAAGCAGCTGAGGTTCTTGAAGAAGCACTAAAGACATTTCCCAATGATGAGAGCCTGATGTCGGAGCTCGCATTAGCGTTATCCTTTGACACAAATCCGGATAGACTTAAGCGGTCTGTAATGTTATGTGAACGGGTACTGGCCGGAAATCCTTCAGAGAAAGTACGGCATACTACTCGTGCGGCACTTTGTTTCATATATTTAAAAATCGGTCATAAGGACAAAGCTATAGTTACAGCACAGAATCTTCCACATCTTCGTGAAAGCCGTGAGGCCATTGTTGAACAGTTAGAAAAAGAATTAACACAGCCAGAGATAAATGCTTATCTAAAATTCATTGCTCTGGGTGAAGAAGCTGAACAGGACATCATATGTATTGATTTAGAGTAA
- a CDS encoding ABC transporter substrate-binding protein, whose product MKKRLLSFLLAALMLVSLVACNKSNDSGVVEQGQETTGKQSADTADKTTEKQGEKSSEPHGELIIGNTTELSGDWIPYFQNNAAEYDIYQLISGYSTVDMTRDIQYVVNETVVEKYDVKENEDGSKTYTWTIKDGLAYADGTPITAKDYVTSVLLWSSPVIGEMGAQNSYGLYFKGFTEFSRGEKKEFTGVNLIDEKTFSVTIDAENLPYFYELALAEVSPTKLSFWTDDTVDIKDDGNGCYFTDNFTKEAYEQKINAARRAIPRPSSGPYFLKSYDEASKTAVLEVNPNFKGNWEGQKPSIQTIIYKKVTAETAIDELSTGSVDLLTGMGSGDEIQAGLDLVESGGFAYSAYPRAGYGKLQFVCDFGPTQFVEVRQAIAYLLDRNDFAKSYTGGFGSVVNGPYGEAFWFYQETKDELNEKLNSYSYSLEKAKEVLEKGGWVYDKDGNPYKEGIRYKKLDDGTLMPLIIEWGASEKNPVAELLVVKLMENPDVAAAGMKINQTIMTFPELLNYLYRDTSQGDKYGVPTYNMYNLASGLYPEYDLSTSYTIDPVMYEQGYNDNFIKDEELARLSKEMVLVDPNDKETFKKKFVDFIVRWNELLPDLPLYSNIYHDFYAEKLKGYEPNDLLQLVDNILYAYIEE is encoded by the coding sequence ATGAAGAAAAGATTATTGTCCTTTCTTTTGGCGGCACTTATGCTGGTTTCATTGGTAGCGTGCAATAAAAGCAATGATTCCGGCGTAGTGGAACAAGGGCAAGAAACTACTGGAAAACAATCTGCAGATACTGCAGATAAGACGACAGAGAAACAGGGAGAAAAAAGCAGTGAGCCCCATGGCGAACTCATCATCGGAAACACAACGGAACTGTCCGGTGACTGGATTCCATATTTCCAGAACAATGCTGCAGAATATGACATCTACCAGTTGATTTCAGGCTATAGCACAGTTGATATGACCCGCGATATTCAGTACGTAGTAAATGAAACAGTGGTAGAAAAATACGATGTTAAAGAAAATGAGGATGGTTCTAAGACTTATACATGGACCATCAAGGATGGGCTTGCCTATGCCGACGGCACTCCCATAACAGCAAAAGACTATGTAACATCCGTATTGCTTTGGTCCTCACCGGTAATTGGAGAAATGGGAGCACAAAATTCATACGGCCTTTATTTTAAAGGTTTTACCGAGTTCTCAAGAGGCGAAAAGAAGGAGTTCACAGGTGTTAATTTAATTGACGAGAAAACATTTTCTGTAACCATAGATGCAGAAAATCTTCCTTATTTCTATGAATTGGCTCTTGCCGAAGTCAGTCCTACAAAGCTTTCCTTCTGGACAGACGATACAGTAGATATCAAAGACGACGGTAATGGCTGCTACTTTACCGATAACTTTACGAAAGAAGCATATGAACAGAAAATCAATGCTGCAAGAAGAGCAATTCCTCGTCCTTCAAGCGGACCTTACTTCTTAAAGAGTTATGATGAAGCGTCAAAGACTGCTGTTTTAGAGGTTAATCCTAACTTTAAAGGAAACTGGGAAGGACAGAAGCCCAGCATTCAGACCATAATTTATAAGAAGGTAACTGCAGAAACTGCTATAGATGAACTTTCTACCGGTTCAGTAGACCTGTTGACCGGAATGGGCAGTGGGGATGAAATACAGGCAGGTCTTGATCTGGTTGAGTCCGGCGGTTTCGCATATTCAGCTTATCCCCGTGCCGGATATGGTAAATTGCAATTTGTTTGTGACTTCGGACCTACTCAGTTTGTTGAAGTCCGTCAGGCTATTGCTTATCTTTTGGACAGAAACGATTTTGCTAAATCTTATACAGGCGGCTTTGGTTCTGTAGTAAACGGACCATATGGAGAAGCATTCTGGTTCTATCAGGAGACAAAGGATGAACTGAATGAAAAGCTGAATTCATATTCATACAGCCTTGAAAAAGCCAAAGAAGTTCTGGAAAAAGGCGGATGGGTTTATGATAAAGACGGCAACCCATATAAGGAAGGTATCCGTTACAAGAAGCTTGACGATGGAACACTGATGCCGCTTATCATTGAATGGGGCGCTTCAGAAAAGAACCCTGTAGCAGAATTGCTGGTTGTTAAGCTTATGGAAAATCCTGATGTGGCTGCAGCTGGTATGAAGATTAATCAAACAATTATGACTTTCCCAGAATTGTTAAACTATCTGTATAGAGATACTTCACAGGGAGATAAATACGGAGTTCCTACATATAATATGTACAACCTGGCTTCAGGACTCTATCCTGAGTATGATTTGTCAACATCATACACTATTGATCCTGTAATGTATGAGCAGGGATATAACGATAACTTCATAAAAGACGAAGAGCTGGCAAGACTTTCCAAGGAAATGGTGCTGGTAGATCCTAATGATAAAGAAACCTTCAAAAAGAAATTTGTGGATTTCATCGTAAGGTGGAATGAATTGCTGCCTGATTTGCCGCTCTACTCCAACATTTACCACGACTTCTACGCTGAAAAACTCAAAGGCTATGAGCCCAATGACCTCTTGCAGTTGGTTGATAACATTCTGTACGCTTATATAGAGGAATAA
- a CDS encoding ABC transporter permease, which produces MGKYILKRIVYMVFVFFVMSFVLFFLYNMIPGDPARAQLEPVKQKLSAEEYQQRYEQLRKQMGLDDPLAVRYVKWISGIVRGDLGNSSVYKLPVIEVVKQPLKNTIFINVFAIALALGITIPLGIYCAVKRNSIFDKIIQVLTIVGYSIPEFIICLLFIYLFAVILGWFPVSGMSTANFKGTEFQAILDKLWHLALPLGVLTVGSLGGMTRYVRAAMTDALHMDYIKTARAKGLKERVVIYSHAWRNALLPVITLIIGWFMSVFSGSLVVESMFNWHGMGKFYMDALSNQDYNVALAIQMFYIIISLVGYLITDLSYGLVDPRVRVDR; this is translated from the coding sequence ATGGGGAAATATATACTAAAGCGAATTGTCTATATGGTTTTTGTATTTTTCGTAATGTCTTTTGTTTTGTTTTTCCTGTATAATATGATTCCTGGAGACCCTGCAAGAGCCCAATTGGAACCGGTAAAGCAAAAACTTTCCGCAGAGGAATACCAGCAGAGATATGAACAGTTAAGAAAACAAATGGGATTGGATGATCCTCTAGCTGTTAGATACGTAAAATGGATTAGCGGGATAGTGAGAGGCGACCTGGGGAATTCTTCAGTATATAAGCTTCCGGTAATTGAGGTTGTTAAACAACCTCTTAAAAACACCATATTTATAAATGTATTTGCAATAGCGCTGGCACTGGGCATTACGATTCCTTTAGGAATCTACTGTGCTGTGAAAAGAAATTCCATATTTGATAAAATTATACAAGTCTTAACCATCGTTGGATATAGTATCCCCGAGTTTATTATTTGTCTATTATTTATTTATTTGTTTGCCGTTATACTGGGATGGTTCCCTGTTAGTGGAATGAGCACAGCCAATTTTAAGGGAACTGAGTTTCAGGCTATTTTGGATAAACTGTGGCATCTGGCTTTGCCTTTAGGCGTTTTAACAGTGGGTTCCCTTGGGGGAATGACCAGATACGTTCGGGCAGCTATGACCGATGCACTTCATATGGATTATATAAAGACAGCAAGAGCGAAAGGATTGAAGGAAAGAGTCGTCATATATTCCCATGCATGGCGAAATGCTCTCCTTCCGGTAATAACATTGATAATCGGATGGTTTATGAGCGTTTTTTCCGGTTCCCTTGTAGTTGAGTCAATGTTTAACTGGCATGGCATGGGCAAATTCTACATGGATGCGTTGTCAAACCAGGACTATAATGTGGCTCTGGCAATACAGATGTTTTATATTATTATTTCTCTGGTCGGCTACTTAATTACAGATTTGAGCTATGGACTAGTTGATCCAAGAGTTAGAGTAGATCGGTAA
- a CDS encoding ABC transporter permease subunit: MNTNTNQNIESNKSSFLRLLFIKLFGGRKILSVLEEEQLQSPFRTVVRNFRDNKVSMTALIVFFIIFAIVLIAPIYLPLDLSYIDTSQQNVAPGLDFLKVPRSLNGKVHDISVGPTFSIATSTDGKLYIWGKTKISRTIDVKYVPAGMGKIVKVSAGFDHILALNDQGKLFAWGSDRQKQSSIPKEVTQLNNIVDIKAGYQCSAVLTADGRIFFFGNSLNNDYSAGHKYQGKLAQIELTSDAVMGLTFDGQVVYLGSQKNSYSNIPENMGKVVDIAATASTMAAVNDQGKVFVWGNVSNKWNEASVPETDSKIVSIQGGRYHYTALTEDGKVIAWGANQFNQSTIPDDLEKSKVSKLFTGYFQNYAVSEDGNIKPWGLKGYPLGSDDFGRDILTRLVNGGRMSMSVGAVAVIISTIIGVIIGSISGYFGGVVDTVMQRVTEMVVSLPFLPFIMILSALIGNSMTSNQKVWLVMVILGLLSWPSLARLIRAQVLSVREQEYVVAARAVGVKKMNIVFRHILPNIISVIIVSATLDFATCMLIEATLSFLGFGIPAPQPTWGNMLYGSNNSMVIQNYWWRWVFASIILGICVICINLVGDGLRDAIDPKSQER; this comes from the coding sequence ATGAACACAAATACAAACCAAAACATAGAAAGCAATAAATCGAGCTTCCTTCGCCTCTTATTCATTAAGCTTTTCGGAGGAAGAAAAATTCTTTCAGTTCTGGAAGAGGAGCAGCTGCAAAGTCCCTTCCGCACAGTAGTGAGGAATTTCAGGGACAATAAAGTTTCCATGACCGCACTAATAGTATTTTTTATTATCTTTGCCATAGTATTAATCGCACCTATTTATTTACCTCTGGATTTATCCTACATAGATACGAGCCAGCAGAATGTGGCTCCCGGATTGGATTTCTTAAAAGTTCCCAGAAGCTTGAATGGAAAGGTGCATGACATATCGGTTGGTCCTACTTTCTCGATTGCCACATCAACCGATGGAAAGCTGTATATATGGGGAAAAACTAAGATCAGCAGAACAATTGATGTAAAATATGTGCCTGCCGGCATGGGAAAAATCGTAAAGGTTTCGGCAGGATTTGACCATATACTTGCTTTGAATGATCAAGGCAAACTATTTGCCTGGGGAAGCGACCGGCAGAAGCAGAGTTCTATTCCTAAGGAAGTGACCCAGCTCAATAATATAGTTGATATTAAAGCAGGATATCAATGCTCCGCAGTTCTTACAGCGGATGGCCGCATATTTTTCTTTGGCAACTCTTTGAATAATGATTACAGTGCCGGCCATAAATATCAGGGTAAGCTGGCACAAATAGAATTAACTTCGGATGCAGTGATGGGATTAACCTTTGATGGCCAGGTAGTTTATCTGGGCAGCCAGAAAAACAGCTATTCAAATATACCTGAAAACATGGGTAAGGTAGTGGATATTGCTGCTACTGCTTCCACCATGGCAGCAGTAAATGATCAGGGTAAAGTGTTTGTATGGGGTAATGTTTCCAACAAATGGAATGAAGCTTCAGTTCCTGAGACGGACAGCAAAATAGTATCCATTCAGGGTGGAAGATATCATTACACAGCACTTACTGAAGATGGAAAAGTAATTGCCTGGGGAGCAAATCAGTTCAACCAGTCTACCATCCCCGATGATTTGGAAAAATCAAAAGTATCCAAATTATTTACCGGTTATTTCCAAAATTATGCCGTTTCCGAAGACGGAAATATCAAGCCTTGGGGATTGAAGGGATATCCTTTAGGATCGGATGACTTTGGCAGGGATATATTAACCAGGCTTGTAAATGGCGGTCGAATGTCCATGTCCGTAGGCGCTGTGGCTGTCATTATTTCAACAATAATCGGTGTTATTATTGGAAGCATATCAGGATATTTTGGCGGAGTTGTGGATACCGTAATGCAGCGTGTTACGGAGATGGTAGTCTCTTTGCCTTTCCTACCTTTTATCATGATTCTTTCCGCCTTAATTGGAAATTCCATGACTTCAAATCAGAAAGTCTGGCTGGTTATGGTTATACTAGGGCTGCTTTCCTGGCCCAGTCTGGCGAGGCTGATTCGAGCCCAGGTGCTTTCTGTGAGGGAACAGGAATATGTCGTTGCGGCAAGAGCAGTGGGTGTGAAAAAAATGAATATTGTATTCAGGCATATACTGCCGAATATTATATCGGTCATAATCGTATCGGCAACGTTGGATTTTGCCACCTGTATGTTGATTGAGGCTACACTTTCATTCTTAGGTTTCGGCATACCGGCTCCTCAGCCCACCTGGGGCAATATGCTGTATGGTTCTAATAATAGTATGGTTATACAAAATTATTGGTGGAGATGGGTGTTTGCTTCTATAATATTAGGTATATGCGTTATCTGCATTAATCTGGTGGGCGACGGCTTAAGAGACGCAATCGACCCGAAATCTCAGGAACGATAG
- a CDS encoding ABC transporter ATP-binding protein translates to MALLEVKDLHTYFKTKRGTIRAVNGVSYSVEAGKTLGIVGESGSGKSVSAMSIIKLLDGNGYIAGGEIFFNGENLVKIPVNEMAKIRGNEISVIFQEPMTSLNPVFTIEKQVSEPFIIHQGMKKKEAAKKVVEMLNLVRIPNPETVAKQYPHQLSGGMRQRVMIAMALACRPKLLIADEPTTALDVTIQAQILKLMNELKKEIGTSILFITHDLGVINEMADDVAVMYCGEVVEKAPVRTIFGKDTRYSHPYTDGLMFSIPRLDTPTGVRLEAIPGSVPHPLDLPEGCKFAPRCKYATDKCREFAPKLEEVEKGHQVRCFYPEKGVRFNG, encoded by the coding sequence ATGGCACTGTTAGAAGTAAAGGATTTGCATACTTATTTTAAAACTAAACGAGGTACAATACGGGCCGTAAACGGTGTGTCTTATTCGGTTGAAGCCGGTAAAACCCTTGGAATCGTTGGTGAAAGCGGCAGTGGGAAAAGCGTTTCGGCCATGAGCATCATAAAGCTTTTAGATGGAAATGGATACATCGCCGGTGGAGAAATCTTCTTTAATGGAGAAAATTTGGTAAAAATCCCCGTTAATGAGATGGCAAAAATTAGAGGAAACGAAATATCCGTTATCTTCCAAGAGCCTATGACATCCTTAAATCCTGTTTTTACAATTGAAAAGCAGGTGTCCGAACCGTTTATTATCCACCAGGGGATGAAGAAAAAAGAAGCTGCCAAGAAAGTAGTGGAGATGCTTAACCTCGTACGGATACCAAACCCGGAAACTGTGGCAAAGCAATATCCCCATCAGCTTTCAGGCGGAATGAGACAGAGGGTTATGATTGCAATGGCTTTAGCGTGCAGGCCAAAGCTCTTAATTGCCGATGAACCTACTACTGCTCTGGATGTTACTATTCAGGCGCAGATTCTGAAATTGATGAATGAGCTAAAAAAAGAGATTGGAACCTCTATTTTATTTATCACCCATGATTTAGGAGTCATTAATGAAATGGCGGATGATGTTGCCGTTATGTATTGCGGTGAAGTGGTGGAAAAAGCTCCTGTAAGAACAATATTCGGCAAGGATACCCGTTATTCCCATCCGTATACGGACGGTTTGATGTTTTCCATACCAAGGCTTGATACTCCCACCGGCGTAAGGCTCGAAGCAATACCCGGTTCAGTACCCCATCCGTTGGATCTTCCCGAAGGTTGCAAGTTTGCACCGAGGTGTAAATATGCTACCGATAAGTGCAGGGAGTTTGCACCAAAACTGGAGGAAGTCGAAAAAGGACATCAGGTTCGGTGTTTCTATCCTGAGAAAGGGGTGAGGTTCAATGGATAA
- a CDS encoding TIGR03915 family putative DNA repair protein, translated as MREMTCYIYDGTFEGLLTAIYEAFSRREKPGRIASVRGLQQSFLEQYVSIDTDIEKAKRVYHSISSKISPEALDNVYRVYLADREENNAGIIYEYLKLGWKLGAKVDSYLADDRVLKVHKIRQRVDLEVHRMMGFIRFRLLRGGIYYAPIEPDNDILTLIAPHFSKRFADQSWVIHDVGRNRAALYNKEEWIIVDAHLDKIPEEDEEENTYQELWKHFYSSVTIKERFNPDLHKRLLPKRYWRYLIEKDGI; from the coding sequence ATGAGGGAAATGACTTGCTATATATATGACGGGACTTTTGAAGGCTTGCTTACGGCAATTTACGAAGCTTTCTCAAGACGGGAAAAGCCTGGAAGGATAGCATCTGTCAGGGGATTACAGCAAAGCTTCCTGGAGCAGTATGTATCGATAGATACAGACATTGAAAAAGCAAAAAGGGTTTATCATTCAATCAGCAGTAAGATTTCTCCCGAGGCTCTGGATAATGTTTACCGGGTCTATCTTGCCGACAGGGAGGAGAACAATGCCGGTATAATATATGAATACCTGAAACTTGGCTGGAAATTAGGGGCCAAGGTAGACTCATACCTTGCAGACGATAGAGTGTTAAAGGTACATAAAATAAGGCAGAGGGTTGACCTGGAAGTTCACAGGATGATGGGTTTTATTCGCTTTCGACTGCTTCGGGGCGGTATATATTATGCTCCTATTGAGCCCGACAATGACATATTGACCCTGATTGCGCCCCATTTTTCCAAGCGTTTTGCTGACCAAAGCTGGGTAATCCACGATGTCGGAAGGAATCGGGCAGCCTTGTATAATAAAGAGGAATGGATAATTGTCGACGCACATCTGGATAAAATACCTGAGGAGGATGAGGAAGAGAACACCTATCAGGAGCTATGGAAGCATTTTTATAGTAGCGTTACCATCAAAGAAAGATTCAATCCTGATCTTCATAAAAGGCTTCTTCCCAAAAGGTACTGGCGTTACTTGATTGAAAAGGATGGCATATAA
- a CDS encoding putative DNA modification/repair radical SAM protein, which yields MSKLDKLKILAEGAKYDVSCVSSGSSRKNTSGGLGDSFAGGICHSFTPDGRCISLLKVLMSNDCVFNCAYCVNRISSDIPRTTFSPEELADIVINFYRRNYIEGLFLSSAVHKNANYTMELLLRTLKLLRKEYRFNGYIHVKAIPGASRELIEQAGHYADRMSINIELPSNDSLKLLAPQKNKETILGPMSYISSMIQENKESMKKSKNVKYFVPAGQSTQLIVGATPDTDVKILKLSEALYRKYNLKRVFYSAYVPVSNHPALPQIAKPPLLREHRLYQADWLLRFYGFSADELLSADHPNFNRYLDPKCDWALRNLHLFPVEINKCDYETLLRVPGIGVKSAQRIITARRRSSLDFEDIKKFGVVLKRAQYFITCKGKSYCKIKLNDDFIYQNLLLSSAEENSKHNYPVPEYEQLSFLPPEYNGHGGREIYSGGIPGRELANIVPRAERFKSITGEL from the coding sequence ATGAGTAAACTGGATAAGCTGAAAATACTCGCCGAAGGGGCAAAGTATGACGTATCCTGTGTCTCCAGCGGCAGCTCAAGAAAAAATACTTCAGGAGGGCTGGGAGACAGCTTTGCAGGAGGAATATGCCACAGCTTTACCCCTGATGGCCGCTGCATATCGCTTTTAAAAGTGCTGATGAGCAACGACTGCGTTTTCAACTGCGCTTATTGTGTAAACAGGATATCCAGTGATATTCCGAGGACCACTTTCAGTCCGGAAGAATTAGCCGATATAGTCATCAATTTTTACAGGCGCAATTATATTGAAGGGCTGTTTTTGAGCTCTGCGGTACATAAAAACGCGAACTACACCATGGAGCTATTGCTAAGGACACTGAAGCTTTTAAGGAAAGAATACAGATTTAACGGATACATACATGTTAAAGCAATACCTGGCGCGAGTCGTGAGCTGATAGAACAAGCAGGGCATTATGCGGACCGCATGAGCATAAATATTGAGCTTCCGTCCAATGACAGCCTGAAGCTGCTGGCACCTCAGAAAAATAAAGAGACGATATTGGGGCCCATGTCCTATATTAGTTCAATGATACAGGAAAATAAGGAAAGTATGAAAAAGAGTAAAAACGTTAAATATTTCGTGCCGGCAGGGCAGAGCACTCAGCTTATTGTGGGGGCTACACCGGACACCGATGTCAAAATCCTGAAACTCAGCGAAGCCTTATATCGGAAATATAATTTGAAAAGGGTGTTTTATTCTGCATATGTTCCGGTATCAAACCATCCTGCCCTTCCACAGATCGCCAAGCCGCCTCTTCTTCGTGAACACAGGCTGTACCAGGCAGATTGGTTGCTTAGGTTTTATGGGTTCAGCGCTGATGAGCTTTTATCGGCAGATCATCCGAATTTCAACAGGTATCTGGATCCAAAATGTGACTGGGCATTAAGGAATCTTCATCTTTTTCCGGTAGAAATAAATAAATGTGATTATGAGACTTTGCTGCGTGTGCCGGGTATAGGGGTAAAATCCGCTCAGAGGATCATCACTGCACGAAGGAGAAGTTCCCTTGACTTTGAGGACATTAAAAAGTTTGGAGTGGTGCTGAAAAGAGCCCAATATTTTATTACCTGCAAGGGAAAATCCTATTGCAAAATAAAATTGAATGACGATTTTATCTATCAAAACCTCCTGCTTAGCAGTGCAGAAGAAAACTCCAAACACAATTACCCGGTTCCGGAATATGAGCAGTTATCCTTTTTACCTCCGGAATATAATGGACATGGAGGCCGTGAGATCTATAGCGGAGGGATTCCCGGCAGGGAGCTGGCAAATATAGTTCCGCGGGCGGAGAGGTTTAAGTCCATAACCGGAGAATTGTAG